ACAGCTCACTTTTATCTTTCACCATATCGTAGCGGTAAATAGTGCCTGGGGTAGTAAAGCTGGTAAAACTATAAAAAGTTTCAGTATCATTACGTTTACCACCAAAGCCACCTGCTGAACCGAGTCCAGGTAATTCTACCTCGCGTAAAAATCCACCTTTGAGGTCAAAAATTTTGATTTTGGTGTGAGCATCTTGAAGATAATCAGCAACAAACTGGTTATTAAGTATACCAACGCTTTCCAGCGTTTCTGCTGTTTGGGGAATAAGTTCTTGCCAATTTTCTAGCGTTGGATTTTTGGTATCAATTGCGATAACTCGTCCCCGTGGTGCATCTAAATTTGTGCGGAAATAGAAGATGCGATCGTCATGGTCTATGAAACTATAATCTGCCTCAAACTGGTTAATTAGTTCTACAATTTCAGCATTAGCATTAATCAAATCTTTGTAGAAAACTAAATTTTTGGAATCTGTTCCTAACCAAACTGAAATTATTAAATACTGTCCATTTTCTGTGACGTCACCACTAAAACCCCATTCTTTTTGGTCAGGGCGATGGTAAATCAGTACATCTTCTGATTGAGGTTTACCTAATCGATGATAGTAGAGCTTTTGATAATAGTTAACATCTTCTAATCTAGTCTTTTCATTTGGCTCATCGTAGCGACTGTAGAAAAAACCTTGATTATCACGCGTCCAAGATGCGTCAGAAAATTTAATCCATTTGAGGTGGTCTTGTAAGTCTTCACCACTTTCGACATCACGGACTTTCCACTCTTGCCAATCAGAACCAGAGCTAGAGAGACCATATGCTAAAAGTTTACCGTTATAGCTGATAGATAATCCCGAAAGGGCAACAGTACCATCTTCAGATAGTTTATTGGGGTCGAGTAAAACTTTGGGTTGGTCGTCGAGGGTTTTTAGAGTGTAAAGGACGCTTTGGTTTTGTAATCCATCGTTTTTGAAATAAAAGTAATGTTCCCCCTCTTTAAAGGGGATACTGTATTTTTCATAATCCCAAAGTTTCGTAAGGCGCTGTTTAATTTTTTCCCTAACAGGAATTTCATTTAGATAGGCAAAAGTAATTTTATTTTCTCCCTCAATCCAAGCTTTTGTTTCTTCGGAGTCAGGATTTTCTAACCACCGATAAGGATCTGTAACTAAAGTACCGTGGTAGTTATCGGTTTGATTGCTTTTGTGGGTGAGTGGATAAGCTAGACGTTTTTCAGAGTAGGCCATAGTTTGGGATAAAACTCTTTTGTGTGCATAGAACTTAGATGATAGAGTTATCGGCTCATAACTTACTATCTCTATCACTCTCTTATTGTTATCATCTCCTGCAAAATTCTGAGAGTCGAAAGCATTAATTTTGACTTGTTCCCATCTCTGGGTTATACCAATTTAAAAAAAGAATGTGACAAATTCTGTAGAGACATAATGAATCGCGTCTTCACCCAAAAATGTGTTGCAATCATTAATTGAATTGGTATTGGTAAGCTAATCGGCACGTAAGTTGCATAATAGAAAGATGAAGACGTTTCAAAGCAAAGATGCCACCACCAGCCAAGAACTTTTTAACGCCGTCACAAGTTAGTAAGCTACAACAAGCTCTGAAAGAGAGCGAGCAGCCACACGTCAGGGAAAGAATTCTCATTATTCTGCTACAGAATGATGGGAAACCACAATACGAGATTGCTAAATTTTTAGGCTGTTCGCATAGAACAGTAGCATATTGGTGTATGCACGGTGATCCTGATAATTTGGAAACTCTACATAATAAAAGAGAGGACGAATATTACCGAAAAGCTACGCCTGAATATATTGAACTGTTATTAAAAACTGTTGACCAAGAACCCTCAGATTTAGGGTATGAATTTGGAAAATGGACAGCAGAGCGACTAGCTACATATTTAACCGAAAAAACAGGAATTGATTTAAGTAGCTCTCAAGTAAGGAGGATATTAAAGCGAAAAAAGTATAGCTATATCTGGGCTAAGTATAACCTGGAAGATAAACAAAACCCAATAGAGAGAGCGAAGTTTAAAGAAAAACTTGCTCAATATTTATCAATAGCGCGAGAACAGCCAGAGCGTTTGCAGGTATGGTTTTGGACGTTAGCGTAGCGGGCGCGCGTACCCGCGCGACGAGTGGTTTTAGTTTACGCGTGATTCGTCGCAAGGGTTGGGGTAAAAAAGGAAAACGCAAGAATATTCCAGGACAACGACGTTGTGGTCGAGTAAACGTCATGGGAGCAATTCGAGAATTAGACCGGAAACGCGTATACTTTTTTGTAAAAAAGGGAAATGCAGATATTTTTTATGAGCAATTACAACAATTAAATGAACTAATAAAACAAGAGTGGGTAAGTAAAGGAAATGTGGGTAAAGATTTCTCGAAGTATGGGCCAAAGATAATTTTAATTTTAGACAATGCTAGTTTTCATAAACGCAAAGATATTCTAGCTAAAATATCCCAAGAGTTCCCGAATTTTATTTTAGAGTTCTTGCCTGCTTATAGCCCTGACTATAACATTATCGAATTAGTTTGGCATTCATGTAAAGAGTATATTGCTCATCGCTTATTTAAATCAGTAGATGAATTACAAACACTGCTAGATAAGTTGTTGAATCAAGGCGAGTTAGTGATTAAGTGGCATCGGAAAATCAAACATAAAACTAATTTCAGCTATGTTGCAGCTTAAATGCTGATTAGCTTACTCTGAATGTAACTTAACCTGAGTTCGGGATAAGGAAAAGGACAGGTAGTAAGCTGAAAATAACGAAAATCCAGCAACCTGCCCTATGTTTAGTTTAGATGTTTTGTTTTGCCACGTAGATGATTTCTGTCAAGCATTTGAAGCGCAATGGCACAAACAGCTATTAAAGCATGAAGGAATCAAACGCATTCGCGCAAAAAGCCTATGTTTAAGCGAAATCATGACAATTGTCATTGCGTTCCATCAAAATCACTACCGCAATTTCAAGCATTTTTATTTAGATCAGGTGAAACAGCATTGGCATTCGGCGTTTCCAGGATTACCAAGTTATCAACGATTTATTGAATGGATACCATCGACGTTGATACCTTTGTGCGTGTATCTCAAGCATTGTTTTGGCAAATGTACGGGTATCGGTTTTATCGATTCAACTAGTTTGAAAGTCTGCCATAATCGTCGGATTTCACGCCATAGGGTGTTTCAAGGTTTAGCCGAGCGTGGGAAGACTTCTGTCGATTGGTTTTTTGGTTTCAAACTGCATCTGGTGGTTAATGAGTTTGGTCAACTCTTAAATGTGACTATCACCCCTGGTAACGTTGATGACCGTCAACCAGTACCTAATTTACTCAGCAATCTGTTTGGAAAAATCTTTGCTGATAGAGGCTATGTCTCCCAGAAACTCGCTGCGCAACTTTTACAAGACTTCGGAATTGAATTTTTTGCCAAACCTCGTCGCAACATGAAAAATAAGTTGATGCGTCTTCTTGACTTGCTTTTGTCCCGTAAACGCTCCATCATTGAGACTATTAACGACCAACTCAAAAACATTTCTCAGATTGAACACTCTCGTCATCGCAGCCCAGTCAATTTTTGCGTTAATGTTCTGTGCGCTTTAATCGCTTATTGTCATCAGCCTAAGAAACCTAGCCTTCAACTTGAGTGGCTTTTTCCTTCATCTGTTTAACCCGAACTCAGGTTAACTTAGTCTCATCTGTCCCAACAGCAAAAGGTAGCAACCAGCCACAGCTGATAATTGCTACCAAAAAAGTTACCAAAAGCCGATGTGTGAGGCTTTTAAAATTTTACATTTAGAATTATTAAACGGTGGTGCTGTTAACCAGTTTTTCACCTTTTAACATCCGGGTGGCAGCTTCGAGTAAAGCTTCTTCGAGATAGGGTTTGGTAAAGTAGCCGCTAGCACCAAGTTGAACTGCCATTTGCCTGTGCTTGTCTGCCCCACGCGAGGTTAGCATAGCAATCGGCAGGTGATTGAGGTTAGAGTCTTTCTGGATGCGAGAGAGTAACTCCAGACCATCGCAACGGGGCATTTCAATGTCGCAAAATACGATATCGCAAGGCAACCCGGAGCGCAGTTTATCCCAAGCTTCTTGTCCGTCACGTGCTTGTTCGACGCGATAACCAGCTTTATTAAATGTTAGGGAAAGCAACTCTCTAACTGTAATTGAGTCATCAACAATTAGCACTGTTGGATCAATCTTCTCTGGGGCAGTCGGAGTAGTCTTCTGTTGCCAATTACTGCTACCAATTTGTGTAGAAATCCGTCCTTGGAAGATGTCAATTATTTCTAGCACGTCAGCAATAGGCATAATGCGACCATCACCCAGGACTGTAGCACCAGCTACACCAATGGGTTTAGGGGCTGGGCCTTCAAATTGCTTAATTACAATTTCTTGTTCACTCAATACCTGATCAATTTGTAAAGCAATCAGAGTAGTCCCCGATCGCACTACGACCACAGAAACCATATCATCATCTCGATTACCGCCATAGACGCTACCGCGACTAAGTTGGCGATTGAAAGTTAAAAGGTCTTTGAGGGGTCGGAATGCCAGCAAGGTATCACGCCAGGAAATAAATGATTGCCCATTGGCGCTGTGCTGGATATTTTTGAC
This region of Nostoc sp. UHCC 0302 genomic DNA includes:
- a CDS encoding prolyl oligopeptidase family serine peptidase; translated protein: MAYSEKRLAYPLTHKSNQTDNYHGTLVTDPYRWLENPDSEETKAWIEGENKITFAYLNEIPVREKIKQRLTKLWDYEKYSIPFKEGEHYFYFKNDGLQNQSVLYTLKTLDDQPKVLLDPNKLSEDGTVALSGLSISYNGKLLAYGLSSSGSDWQEWKVRDVESGEDLQDHLKWIKFSDASWTRDNQGFFYSRYDEPNEKTRLEDVNYYQKLYYHRLGKPQSEDVLIYHRPDQKEWGFSGDVTENGQYLIISVWLGTDSKNLVFYKDLINANAEIVELINQFEADYSFIDHDDRIFYFRTNLDAPRGRVIAIDTKNPTLENWQELIPQTAETLESVGILNNQFVADYLQDAHTKIKIFDLKGGFLREVELPGLGSAGGFGGKRNDTETFYSFTSFTTPGTIYRYDMVKDKSELFRQPKVDFNPEDYETKQVFYHSKDGTKVPMFITHKKGIKLDGNNPTYLYAYGGFNASMTPGFSVSLLVWMEMGGVYAMPNIRGGGEYGEEWHQAGMKEKKQNVFDDFIAAAEWLIANKYTRSAKLAIAGGSNGGLLVGACMTQRPELFGVALPAVGVMDMLRFHKFTIGWAWTSEYGSPDNPEEFKTLYAYSPLQNIKPDTAYPATLITTADHDDRVVPAHSFKFAAALQAAQAGDAPTLIRIETKAGHGGGKPTDKIIEEASDKWAFVVRTLDIEV
- a CDS encoding IS982 family transposase: MFSLDVLFCHVDDFCQAFEAQWHKQLLKHEGIKRIRAKSLCLSEIMTIVIAFHQNHYRNFKHFYLDQVKQHWHSAFPGLPSYQRFIEWIPSTLIPLCVYLKHCFGKCTGIGFIDSTSLKVCHNRRISRHRVFQGLAERGKTSVDWFFGFKLHLVVNEFGQLLNVTITPGNVDDRQPVPNLLSNLFGKIFADRGYVSQKLAAQLLQDFGIEFFAKPRRNMKNKLMRLLDLLLSRKRSIIETINDQLKNISQIEHSRHRSPVNFCVNVLCALIAYCHQPKKPSLQLEWLFPSSV